The Litchfieldia alkalitelluris genome has a window encoding:
- the gcvPB gene encoding aminomethyl-transferring glycine dehydrogenase subunit GcvPB, translating to MSNQDQALIFEITKAGRVGYSLPEMDVPEVNIEELIPTDYLRVEEPELPEVSELDIMRHYTALSRRNHGVDSGFYPLGSCTMKYNPKINENVARFNGFAHIHPLQDESTVQGALELMYDLQEHLKEITGMDEVTLQPAAGAHGEWTGLMMIRAYHEANNDAARTKVIVPDSAHGTNPASATVAGFETVTVKSDENGLVDLEDLRRVVGPDTAALMLTNPNTLGLFEENILEMASIIHEAGGKLYYDGANLNAVLSKARPGDMGFDVVHLNLHKTFTGPHGGGGPGSGPVGVKADLIPFLPKPVLVKGDEGYKFEYDRPQSIGRVKPYYGNFGINVRAYTYIRSMGPDGLKAVTEYAVLNANYMMRRLAEYFDLPFDRHCKHEFVLSGRRQKKLGVRTLDIAKRLLDFGYHPPTIYFPLNVEECIMIEPTETESKETLDSFIDAMIQIAKEAEENPEIVQEAPHTTVIKRLDETLAARKPVLRYQK from the coding sequence ATGAGTAATCAAGATCAAGCTTTAATTTTTGAAATAACAAAAGCAGGTCGTGTGGGCTATAGTTTACCAGAGATGGATGTACCGGAAGTAAATATTGAAGAATTGATCCCAACAGATTATCTTCGCGTAGAAGAACCAGAGCTACCAGAAGTGTCTGAACTTGATATTATGCGTCATTACACGGCATTGTCTCGCCGTAATCATGGTGTGGATTCAGGGTTCTATCCACTTGGATCTTGTACAATGAAGTACAATCCGAAAATTAACGAAAATGTTGCTCGTTTTAATGGATTTGCTCATATCCATCCATTACAAGATGAATCAACGGTTCAAGGTGCACTTGAATTAATGTATGATCTTCAAGAGCATTTAAAAGAAATTACGGGCATGGATGAAGTAACATTACAGCCAGCTGCTGGAGCACATGGTGAATGGACGGGATTAATGATGATCCGTGCATATCATGAAGCAAATAATGATGCTGCTCGTACAAAAGTTATCGTTCCCGACTCAGCGCACGGAACAAACCCAGCGTCGGCTACAGTTGCCGGATTTGAAACAGTAACAGTTAAGTCAGATGAAAATGGTTTAGTTGATCTTGAAGACTTACGTCGTGTCGTAGGTCCTGATACTGCCGCATTAATGCTAACAAATCCAAATACACTTGGTTTATTTGAAGAGAATATTCTAGAAATGGCAAGCATCATTCACGAAGCAGGCGGAAAGCTTTATTATGATGGAGCAAACTTAAATGCAGTATTAAGTAAAGCGCGTCCTGGTGACATGGGCTTTGACGTCGTTCACTTAAATCTTCATAAAACATTCACTGGTCCACACGGTGGTGGTGGTCCTGGTTCAGGTCCTGTTGGGGTAAAAGCAGACCTTATTCCATTCCTACCAAAGCCAGTACTTGTAAAAGGTGATGAAGGATATAAGTTTGAATATGATCGCCCACAATCAATTGGTCGTGTAAAACCTTATTACGGAAACTTCGGAATCAATGTGCGTGCATACACTTACATCCGTTCAATGGGTCCAGATGGATTAAAAGCTGTAACTGAATATGCAGTATTAAATGCAAACTACATGATGCGCCGTTTAGCAGAGTATTTTGATCTACCATTCGATCGTCATTGTAAGCATGAATTTGTTTTATCAGGTCGCCGTCAAAAGAAATTAGGAGTACGTACACTTGATATTGCGAAACGACTACTCGATTTCGGTTACCATCCGCCAACCATTTACTTCCCATTAAATGTTGAGGAATGTATCATGATTGAGCCGACTGAAACAGAATCAAAGGAAACTCTGGATTCATTTATCGATGCAATGATCCAAATTGCCAAGGAAGCAGAAGAGAATCCAGAAATTGTTCAAGAAGCACCACATACTACGGTCATCAAGCGTCTAGACGAAACATTAGCTGCTCGTAAGCCGGTATTACGTTATCAAAAATAG